The following DNA comes from Rhodopseudomonas boonkerdii.
CGGCCTCAACCCGGAAGGCGTCGGTCGCCAGCTACGCGCCATTCTCGCTTCGGGCAGCCGCAGGGAGCGCCTCGCCCAGGTGACGGCACCGACGCTGGTCATCCATGGCAAAGTCGATCCCCTGGTACACCCGGCCGCCGGCCGCGACACCGCCGCGTCGATCCCGGGCGCCAAACTGATGTTGATCGACCGCATGGGCCATGCACTGCCGATCTCCATGTGGGGCACGGTGATCGATGCCATCTCGCGCCATGCACATGATGCGAGCCTGCAGATGCGTACACCGCCGCTGCGGCAGCATGCGGCCGAGATGCGGCGGACGGGCTGAACCGTCTATTTCTTGTCCTTCGCTGCGCCGCCGAGCCCGGCCATGTTCGCGAACATGTCCTGAAAACGCTCGCCAACCTTCGGGTCAAACGAGAACCAGCTCTGCATGATCGCCTCCGGAGAATACTTGTCCATATTCTCCGTCATCTTTCTCTGCATCTGATCCATCATCGCCGCCTGCATCGGCTGCACATCGGGCAACCCGAGAAATTCGCGTGCCTCAAGCGGCGTGCAGTCCACGGTGACGGTTACCTTCATTGCCAATCCCCCTCATCCGGTCTGCAAATCAATGCGAGCGGACAGTATCGCCGCGGTCGCCGCCGCGATGCAAGCGATGCGCGGTGCAGGGACCCGGCCTCGCAATATCCGGCCGGCGCGGATCCGACCCAAGCTGCAGCTCCAAACGAACAGGGCCCCGCGAACGGGGCCCTCGACGTATGCGACAGGCATTGCGAGGCATCGGCAACAGACCCCCGCAACACACCGCCGCGAACCGATTTTCGCAGCTGATCCGACCCTGCTCGGCAAGGCCGAACGCGCCGATCAATCCTCAGCAGGCTCCGCGTCGTCGCCGTCATCGCTTTCCGGCTTGCCTGCGAGAATCTGCTCGGCGATCAGGCCGGAATTCTGCCGGATCGCCGCTTCGATCTTGGCGGTCATGTCCGGATTGGCGCGCAGAAACGCTTTCGAATTCTCGCGCCCCTGACCGAGACGCTGGCTGTCATAGGAGAACCAGGCGCCTGACTTCTCGACGATGCCGGCCTTGACGCCGAGATCGAGAATCTCGCCCATCTTGGAGACGCCTTCGCCATACATGATGTCGAATTCGACCTGCTTGAACGGCGGAGCCAGCTTGTTCTTGACCACCTTCACGCGGGTCGAGTTGCCGACCACCTCATCGCGCTCCTTGATCGCACCGATACGGCGGATGTCGAGGCGGACCGAGGCGTAGAACTTCAGCGCATTGCCGCCGGTGGTGGTTTCCGGCGAGCCGTACATCACACCGATCTTCATGCGGATCTGGTTGATGAAGATCACCATCGTGTTGGACTTGTTGATCGAGGCGGTCAGCTTGCGCAGCGCCTGGCTCATCAACCGCGCCTGCAGGCCCGGCAGCGCATCGCCCATTTCGCCTTCGAGTTCTGCCCGCGGCACCAGCGCAGCCACCGAGTCGATGATCAGCACGTCCACTGCGCCCGAGCGCACCAGCGTGTCGGCGATTTCCAGCGCCTGCTCGCCATGGTCGGGCTGCGAGATCAGGAGCTCGTCGACATTGACGCCGAGTTTGCGGGCATAGACCGGATCGAGCGCATGTTCGGCGTCCACGAAAGCGCAGATGCCGCCCTTCTTCTGCGCCTCGGCGACGCAATGCAGCGCCAGCGTGGTCTTGCCCGAAGATTCCGGCCCGTAGATCTCGATGATACGTCCCCGCGGCAGGCCGCCGACACCAAGCGCAATGTCCAGGCCGAGGGAGCCCGAGGACACCACCTCGATATCCATCGAGCGGTCGTTCTTGCCGAGCTTCATCACCGAGCCTTTGCCAAACTGGCGCTCGATCTGGGAGAGCGCAGCCGACAGGGCTTTGGACTTGTCCATGGAGGATCCTTCAACGATACGCAAGGCAGTCGGATTGGCGGCCATTGATCTAGCTCCTTATGAAGGGATTCGCGACAGGGACAAACGGAACGGCAGTGCCGCTCGATTGATTCAATGTACCCTATCTGTTCTATGTTCGCAATATGTTCTTGATGAAATCTGGGTACTGGCCGCCCATAATTTGCGGACTTGTCCGGATTGGGCTCGCAGCCCCAGGATCAGGATTTCAGACTTCGGCGGCCGCAGCGGGCAGCGGCAGCTTCGCCAGCTCCGGCGAAATCCCGATCGCATAGACTTCGGCGACCCCAGCCTTGCGCAGACGCTTCAGCTCGGCCACTGCGTGGTCAAGGGTTTCGACGGTACCGTAAAACACCTTCTCCGTCGGCTTATACGGCGTTCCGTAGATGCTGTAGGCCATGGGCGGAAAGCGTCCGGTCGATCTGCTGCTATCAGCCAGTCGTATAGCGGCCCGCAGCGATTTGTCTATCAAAATAGACAACTCCACAAGGAGTTGGGCTGCGGCGCATTCACGCGATCCGATGACCAGCGCAGCGGTTCCGGGCGAAGCCTTTCATTTCCAATGACGCCGGATACGATCTGACGGCATCGTCCCCATTCACCGCTCATCGCCTCAGGACACCCGCATGGACGCCACCACCCGCATCCGCGACAGTTTTGCCAAGCAAGGCCTGATGACCACGCTCGGCGCATCGCTCGGCAACATTGCGCCGGGCGCAGTGGAGATCGTGATGATCCCCTCGCCCGCCATTTCGCAGCAACATGGCTTCGTCCATGCGGGTGCTGTCAGCGCAATCGCCGACAGCGCCGCGGGCTATTCGGCCCTCAGCCTGATGCCCGAAGGCACGGGCGTGCTGACAACCGAATTCAAGATCAATCTGGTCGCGCCGGCCGTGGGCGAGCGTATTGTCGCGCGCGGGCGCGTGGTGAAGCCCGGGCGCACGCTGACGCTCACGCAGTCCGAGGTCTTCGCCATCGGCAATGGTCAGGAGAAGCTGATCGCCCTCCTCACCGCCACGATGATGACCCTCAGGGATCGCGACGGCATCAGCGATTGACACCTGCGCGAGGCGGCTCAGCGCGCGAGTTGGCTCACCAGATCGCAGCTTGCGATGCGATTGACGTCGGCAAGACGTCGCTCGACAGGCGCGGCGAGATCGATGGTCTTGAGCAGTTCGGTCAGT
Coding sequences within:
- the recA gene encoding recombinase RecA; amino-acid sequence: MAANPTALRIVEGSSMDKSKALSAALSQIERQFGKGSVMKLGKNDRSMDIEVVSSGSLGLDIALGVGGLPRGRIIEIYGPESSGKTTLALHCVAEAQKKGGICAFVDAEHALDPVYARKLGVNVDELLISQPDHGEQALEIADTLVRSGAVDVLIIDSVAALVPRAELEGEMGDALPGLQARLMSQALRKLTASINKSNTMVIFINQIRMKIGVMYGSPETTTGGNALKFYASVRLDIRRIGAIKERDEVVGNSTRVKVVKNKLAPPFKQVEFDIMYGEGVSKMGEILDLGVKAGIVEKSGAWFSYDSQRLGQGRENSKAFLRANPDMTAKIEAAIRQNSGLIAEQILAGKPESDDGDDAEPAED
- a CDS encoding PaaI family thioesterase, with protein sequence MDATTRIRDSFAKQGLMTTLGASLGNIAPGAVEIVMIPSPAISQQHGFVHAGAVSAIADSAAGYSALSLMPEGTGVLTTEFKINLVAPAVGERIVARGRVVKPGRTLTLTQSEVFAIGNGQEKLIALLTATMMTLRDRDGISD
- a CDS encoding DUF6489 family protein — protein: MKVTVTVDCTPLEAREFLGLPDVQPMQAAMMDQMQRKMTENMDKYSPEAIMQSWFSFDPKVGERFQDMFANMAGLGGAAKDKK